One window of Lemur catta isolate mLemCat1 chromosome 3, mLemCat1.pri, whole genome shotgun sequence genomic DNA carries:
- the NPR1 gene encoding atrial natriuretic peptide receptor 1 isoform X2 yields the protein MPGPLRPAGARLRLLLLLPPLLLLLRGSHAGYLTVAVVLPLANTSYPWSWARVGPAVELALARVKAQPDLLPGWTVRTVLGSSENALGVCSDTAAPLAAVDLKWEHNPAVFLGPGCVYAAAPVGRFTAHWRVPLLTAGAPALGFGAKDEYALTTRAGPSYAKLGDFVAALHRRLGWERQALVLYAYRPGDDQRCFFLVEGLYIRVSDRLNITVDHLEFAEGDHDHYTMLLRTMRRKGRVIYICGSPDAFRTLMLLALEAGLSGEDYVFFHLDVFGQSLQGAQGSAPRRPWERGDGQDVSARQAFQVNTIPASFHDGLLLYVQAVTETLAHGGTVTDGEDITQRMWNRSFQGVTGYLKIDSNGDRETDFSLWDMDPETGAFRVVLNYNGTSQELVAVSGRKLNWPLGYPPPDIPKCGFDNEDPACNQDHFSMLEVLALVGSLSLLSILIVSFFIYRKMQLEKELASELWRIRWEDVQPSSLERHLRNAGSRLTLSGRGSNYGSLLTTEGQFQVFAKTAYYKGNLVAVKRVNRKRIELTRKVLFELKHMRDVQNEHLTRFVGACTDPPNICILTEYCPRGSLQDILENESITLDWMFRYSLTNDIVKGMLFLHNGAICSHGNLKSSNCVVDGRFVLKITDYGLESFRDPEPEQGHTLYAKKLWTAPELLRMASPHARGSQAGDVYSFGIILQEIALRSGVFHVEGLDLSPKEIIERVIRGEQPPFRPSLALQSHLEELGQLMQRCWAEDPQERPPFQQIRLTLRKFNRENSSNILDNLLSRMEQYANNLEELVEERTQAYLEEKRKAEALLYQILPHSVAEQLKRGETVQAEAFDSVTIYFSDIVGFTALSAESTPMQVVTLLNDLYTCFDAVIDNFDVYKVETIGDAYMVVSGLPVRNGRLHAPEVARMALALLDAVRSFRIRHRPQEQLRLRIGIHTGPVCAGVVGLKMPRYCLFGDTVNTASRMESNGEALKIHLSSETKAVLEEFGGFELELRGDVEMKGKGKVRTYWLLGEQGSSTRG from the exons ATGCCAGGCCCCCTGCGCCCGGCCGGCGCCCGCCTGcgcctgctcctgctcctgccgccgctgctgctgctgctccgaGGCAGCCACGCGGGCTACCTGACGGTGGCCGTGGTGCTGCCGCTGGCCAACACCTCGTACCCGTGGTCCTGGGCGCGCGTGGGACCCGCCGTGGAGCTGGCCCTGGCCCGGGTGAAGGCGCAGCCCGACTTACTGCCGGGCTGGACGGTCCGCACGGTGCTGGGCAGCAGCGAGAACGCGCTGGGCGTCTGCTCCGACACCGCCGCGCCCCTGGCCGCGGTGGACCTCAAGTGGGAGCACAACCCCGCGGTGTTCCTGGGCCCGGGCTGCGTGTACGCCGCAGCCCCCGTGGGGCGCTTCACCGCGCACTGGCGGGTGCCGCTGCTGACGGCGGGCGCCCCCGCGCTGGGCTTCGGGGCCAAAGACGAGTATGCGCTGACCACCCGCGCCGGGCCCAGCTACGCCAAGCTGGGCGACTTCGTGGCGGCGCTGCACCGACGGCTGGGCTGGGAGCGCCAGGCGCTCGTGCTCTACGCCTACCGGCCGGGCGACGACCAGCGCTGCTTCTTCCTAGTGGAGGGGCTGTATATACGGGTCAGCGACCGCCTCAACATCACCGTGGACCACCTCGAGTTCGCCGAGGGCGACCACGACCACTACACCATGCTGCTGCGGACCATGCGGCGCAAAGGCCGAG TTATCTACATCTGCGGCTCCCCAGATGCCTTCAGAACCCTCATGCTCCTGGCCTTGGAAGCCGGCCTGAGTGGAGAAGACTATGTTTTCTTCCACCTGGATGTCTTTGGGCAAAGTCTGCAAGGTGCTCAGGGCTCTGCTCCCCGCAGGCCCTGGGAGAGAGGGGATGGGCAGGATGTCAGTGCCCGCCAGGCCTTTCAG GTGAACACCATCCCAGCATCCTTCCATGATGGGCTTCTGCTCTATGTCCAAGCAGTGACAGAGACTCTGGCACATGGGGGAACAGTCACTGATGGGGAGGACATCACTCAGCGGATGTGGAACCGAAGCTTCCAAG GTGTGACAGGATACCTGAAAATTGACAGCAATGGAGATCGGGAGACTGACTTCTCCCTCTGGGATATGGATCCTGAAACTGGTGCCTTCAGA GTTGTACTGAACTACAATGGGACTTCCCAAGAGCTGGTGGCCGTGTCAGGGCGCAAACTGAACTGGCCACTGGGATACCCTCCTCCTGACATCCCCAAATGTGGCTTTGACAATGAGGACCCAGCCTGCAACCAAG ACCACTTTTCCATGCTGGAGGTGCTGGCTTTGGTGGGCAGCCTCTCCCTGCTCAGCATTCTGATTGTCTCCTTCTTCATATACAG GAAGATGCAGCTGGAGAAGGAGCTGGCTTCGGAGCTGTGGCGGATCCGCTGGGAGGACGTACAGCCCAGCAGCCTTGAGAGGCACCTGCGGAACGCGGGCAGCAGGCTGACCCTGAGCGGG AGAGGCTCCAATTATGGCTCCCTGCTGACCACAGAGGGCCAGTTCCAGGTCTTTGCCAAAACAGCATATTATAAG GGCAACCTCGTGGCTGTGAAACGTGTGAACCGGAAACGAATTGAGCTGACACGAAAAGTCCTGTTTGAACTGAAGCAT ATGCGGGATGTGCAGAATGAACACCTGACCAGGTTTGTGGGTGCCTGCACCGACCCCCCCAACATCTGTATCCTCACAGAGTACTGTCCCCGTGGGAGCCTGCAG gACATTCTAGAGAATGAGAGCATCACCCTGGACTGGATGTTCCGATACTCTCTTACCAATGACATCGTCAAG GGTATGCTGTTTCTACACAATGGGGCCATTTGCTCCCATGGGAACCTCAAGTCATCCAACTGCGTGGTAGATGGGCGCTTTGTGCTCAAGATCACTGACTATGGGCTGGAGAGCTTCAGGGACCCGGAGCCAGAGCAAGGACACACCCTTTATGCCA AAAAGCTGTGGACAGCTCCTGAGCTCCTGCGAATGGCTTCACCCCATGCCCGGGGCTCCCAGGCTGGTGATGTGTACAGCTTTGGGATCATCCTTCAGGAGATTGCCCTGAGGAGTGGGGTCTTCCACGTGGAAGGTCTGGACCTCAGTCCCAAAG AGATCATCGAGCGTGTGATTCGGGGTGAGCAGCCCCCCTTCcggccctccctggccctgcagaGCCACCTGGAGGAGCTGGGGCAGCTGATGCAGCGGTGCTGGGCCGAGGACCCACAGGAGAGGCCACCATTCCAGCAGATCCGCCTGACGCTGCGCAAGTTTAACAG ggaGAACAGCAGCAACATCCTGGACAACCTGCTGTCGCGCATGGAGCAGTACGCCAACAACCTGGAGGAACTGGTGGAGGAGCGGACCCAAGCGTACCTGGAGGAGAAGCGCAAGGCAGAGGCCCTGCTCTACCAGATTCTGCCTCA CTCAGTGGCTGAGCAGCTGAAGCGTGGGGAGACGGTCCAGGCCGAGGCCTTTGACAGTGTCACCATCTACTTCAGTGACATTGTCGGTTTCACAGCCCTGTCAGCAGAGAGCACGCCCATGCAG gtGGTGACCCTGCTCAATGACCTGTACACTTGCTTTGATGCTGTCATAGACAACTTTGATGTGTACAAG GTAGAGACCATTGGCGACGCCTACATGGTGGTGTCGGGGCTCCCAGTGCGGAACGGGCGGCTCCATGCCCCGGAGGTGGCCCGCATGGCCCTGGCGCTGCTGGATGCTGTGCGCTCCTTCCGCATCCGCCACCGGCCCCAGGAGCAGCTGCGCTTGCGCATTGGCATCCACACAG GACCCGTGTGTGCCGGAGTGGTAGGGCTGAAGATGCCCCGTTATTGTCTCTTTGGGGACACAGTCAACACGGCCTCAAGGATGGAGTCCAACGGGGAAG
- the NPR1 gene encoding atrial natriuretic peptide receptor 1 isoform X1: MPGPLRPAGARLRLLLLLPPLLLLLRGSHAGYLTVAVVLPLANTSYPWSWARVGPAVELALARVKAQPDLLPGWTVRTVLGSSENALGVCSDTAAPLAAVDLKWEHNPAVFLGPGCVYAAAPVGRFTAHWRVPLLTAGAPALGFGAKDEYALTTRAGPSYAKLGDFVAALHRRLGWERQALVLYAYRPGDDQRCFFLVEGLYIRVSDRLNITVDHLEFAEGDHDHYTMLLRTMRRKGRVIYICGSPDAFRTLMLLALEAGLSGEDYVFFHLDVFGQSLQGAQGSAPRRPWERGDGQDVSARQAFQAAKIITYKEPDNPEYLEFLKQLKHLAHEQFNFTMEDGLVNTIPASFHDGLLLYVQAVTETLAHGGTVTDGEDITQRMWNRSFQGVTGYLKIDSNGDRETDFSLWDMDPETGAFRVVLNYNGTSQELVAVSGRKLNWPLGYPPPDIPKCGFDNEDPACNQDHFSMLEVLALVGSLSLLSILIVSFFIYRKMQLEKELASELWRIRWEDVQPSSLERHLRNAGSRLTLSGRGSNYGSLLTTEGQFQVFAKTAYYKGNLVAVKRVNRKRIELTRKVLFELKHMRDVQNEHLTRFVGACTDPPNICILTEYCPRGSLQDILENESITLDWMFRYSLTNDIVKGMLFLHNGAICSHGNLKSSNCVVDGRFVLKITDYGLESFRDPEPEQGHTLYAKKLWTAPELLRMASPHARGSQAGDVYSFGIILQEIALRSGVFHVEGLDLSPKEIIERVIRGEQPPFRPSLALQSHLEELGQLMQRCWAEDPQERPPFQQIRLTLRKFNRENSSNILDNLLSRMEQYANNLEELVEERTQAYLEEKRKAEALLYQILPHSVAEQLKRGETVQAEAFDSVTIYFSDIVGFTALSAESTPMQVVTLLNDLYTCFDAVIDNFDVYKVETIGDAYMVVSGLPVRNGRLHAPEVARMALALLDAVRSFRIRHRPQEQLRLRIGIHTGPVCAGVVGLKMPRYCLFGDTVNTASRMESNGEALKIHLSSETKAVLEEFGGFELELRGDVEMKGKGKVRTYWLLGEQGSSTRG, from the exons ATGCCAGGCCCCCTGCGCCCGGCCGGCGCCCGCCTGcgcctgctcctgctcctgccgccgctgctgctgctgctccgaGGCAGCCACGCGGGCTACCTGACGGTGGCCGTGGTGCTGCCGCTGGCCAACACCTCGTACCCGTGGTCCTGGGCGCGCGTGGGACCCGCCGTGGAGCTGGCCCTGGCCCGGGTGAAGGCGCAGCCCGACTTACTGCCGGGCTGGACGGTCCGCACGGTGCTGGGCAGCAGCGAGAACGCGCTGGGCGTCTGCTCCGACACCGCCGCGCCCCTGGCCGCGGTGGACCTCAAGTGGGAGCACAACCCCGCGGTGTTCCTGGGCCCGGGCTGCGTGTACGCCGCAGCCCCCGTGGGGCGCTTCACCGCGCACTGGCGGGTGCCGCTGCTGACGGCGGGCGCCCCCGCGCTGGGCTTCGGGGCCAAAGACGAGTATGCGCTGACCACCCGCGCCGGGCCCAGCTACGCCAAGCTGGGCGACTTCGTGGCGGCGCTGCACCGACGGCTGGGCTGGGAGCGCCAGGCGCTCGTGCTCTACGCCTACCGGCCGGGCGACGACCAGCGCTGCTTCTTCCTAGTGGAGGGGCTGTATATACGGGTCAGCGACCGCCTCAACATCACCGTGGACCACCTCGAGTTCGCCGAGGGCGACCACGACCACTACACCATGCTGCTGCGGACCATGCGGCGCAAAGGCCGAG TTATCTACATCTGCGGCTCCCCAGATGCCTTCAGAACCCTCATGCTCCTGGCCTTGGAAGCCGGCCTGAGTGGAGAAGACTATGTTTTCTTCCACCTGGATGTCTTTGGGCAAAGTCTGCAAGGTGCTCAGGGCTCTGCTCCCCGCAGGCCCTGGGAGAGAGGGGATGGGCAGGATGTCAGTGCCCGCCAGGCCTTTCAG GCTGCCAAAATCATTACATATAAAGAGCCGGACAATCCTGAGTACTTGGAATTCCTGAAGCAGCTAAAACACTTGGCCCATGAGCAGTTCAACTTCACCATGGAGGATGGCCTG GTGAACACCATCCCAGCATCCTTCCATGATGGGCTTCTGCTCTATGTCCAAGCAGTGACAGAGACTCTGGCACATGGGGGAACAGTCACTGATGGGGAGGACATCACTCAGCGGATGTGGAACCGAAGCTTCCAAG GTGTGACAGGATACCTGAAAATTGACAGCAATGGAGATCGGGAGACTGACTTCTCCCTCTGGGATATGGATCCTGAAACTGGTGCCTTCAGA GTTGTACTGAACTACAATGGGACTTCCCAAGAGCTGGTGGCCGTGTCAGGGCGCAAACTGAACTGGCCACTGGGATACCCTCCTCCTGACATCCCCAAATGTGGCTTTGACAATGAGGACCCAGCCTGCAACCAAG ACCACTTTTCCATGCTGGAGGTGCTGGCTTTGGTGGGCAGCCTCTCCCTGCTCAGCATTCTGATTGTCTCCTTCTTCATATACAG GAAGATGCAGCTGGAGAAGGAGCTGGCTTCGGAGCTGTGGCGGATCCGCTGGGAGGACGTACAGCCCAGCAGCCTTGAGAGGCACCTGCGGAACGCGGGCAGCAGGCTGACCCTGAGCGGG AGAGGCTCCAATTATGGCTCCCTGCTGACCACAGAGGGCCAGTTCCAGGTCTTTGCCAAAACAGCATATTATAAG GGCAACCTCGTGGCTGTGAAACGTGTGAACCGGAAACGAATTGAGCTGACACGAAAAGTCCTGTTTGAACTGAAGCAT ATGCGGGATGTGCAGAATGAACACCTGACCAGGTTTGTGGGTGCCTGCACCGACCCCCCCAACATCTGTATCCTCACAGAGTACTGTCCCCGTGGGAGCCTGCAG gACATTCTAGAGAATGAGAGCATCACCCTGGACTGGATGTTCCGATACTCTCTTACCAATGACATCGTCAAG GGTATGCTGTTTCTACACAATGGGGCCATTTGCTCCCATGGGAACCTCAAGTCATCCAACTGCGTGGTAGATGGGCGCTTTGTGCTCAAGATCACTGACTATGGGCTGGAGAGCTTCAGGGACCCGGAGCCAGAGCAAGGACACACCCTTTATGCCA AAAAGCTGTGGACAGCTCCTGAGCTCCTGCGAATGGCTTCACCCCATGCCCGGGGCTCCCAGGCTGGTGATGTGTACAGCTTTGGGATCATCCTTCAGGAGATTGCCCTGAGGAGTGGGGTCTTCCACGTGGAAGGTCTGGACCTCAGTCCCAAAG AGATCATCGAGCGTGTGATTCGGGGTGAGCAGCCCCCCTTCcggccctccctggccctgcagaGCCACCTGGAGGAGCTGGGGCAGCTGATGCAGCGGTGCTGGGCCGAGGACCCACAGGAGAGGCCACCATTCCAGCAGATCCGCCTGACGCTGCGCAAGTTTAACAG ggaGAACAGCAGCAACATCCTGGACAACCTGCTGTCGCGCATGGAGCAGTACGCCAACAACCTGGAGGAACTGGTGGAGGAGCGGACCCAAGCGTACCTGGAGGAGAAGCGCAAGGCAGAGGCCCTGCTCTACCAGATTCTGCCTCA CTCAGTGGCTGAGCAGCTGAAGCGTGGGGAGACGGTCCAGGCCGAGGCCTTTGACAGTGTCACCATCTACTTCAGTGACATTGTCGGTTTCACAGCCCTGTCAGCAGAGAGCACGCCCATGCAG gtGGTGACCCTGCTCAATGACCTGTACACTTGCTTTGATGCTGTCATAGACAACTTTGATGTGTACAAG GTAGAGACCATTGGCGACGCCTACATGGTGGTGTCGGGGCTCCCAGTGCGGAACGGGCGGCTCCATGCCCCGGAGGTGGCCCGCATGGCCCTGGCGCTGCTGGATGCTGTGCGCTCCTTCCGCATCCGCCACCGGCCCCAGGAGCAGCTGCGCTTGCGCATTGGCATCCACACAG GACCCGTGTGTGCCGGAGTGGTAGGGCTGAAGATGCCCCGTTATTGTCTCTTTGGGGACACAGTCAACACGGCCTCAAGGATGGAGTCCAACGGGGAAG